In a single window of the Tribolium castaneum strain GA2 chromosome 8, icTriCast1.1, whole genome shotgun sequence genome:
- the LOC661266 gene encoding polycomb group protein Psc isoform X2, with protein sequence MHRAKKPQITDLNQHLICKLCKGYFVDATTIIECLHSFCRSCIVKYLAANKYCPVCDVQVHKSKPLLNIRQDRTLQDIVYKLVPRLFQNEVQRRRDFYKTHPEAKPNLEKILDNYQHIISPEESISLTMCYYGCKESSRYLRCPAAVTIGHLQKLIRAKYGLSDNHHVDILYNQDCLNSTLTLIDVSYIYSWKRKTPLELTYRIYEYAPKKTEVKKEEASEQNNNWKEVQLRISENGEMSIIQDEASELVNNNNYKPEIVTVVDKKLPELNLIGENSAASTCVTFSSSTTTKTVFSTINSTKCSVSSDSDRREEKPALKRKAPDTPPEPPKKQTILNHSIGLQNLSNNHPLKKHSQPNKDDSVFTKPKSVTLSRPGTPKPCYMPKPVITVPKPSTSVGVPKPPIPLPPPPPPSTQPTKLIKSKPSTPIGYKTLRDPPKSWNSQIAKVTKPLSDPKNIKPAKFFKRRNNLPRYLGNPASGVKPMYPVQLSPEKEKPTGEIKKHSIVKIDPKTLKPISEKAPETTSLSNSSDLKINTSSVSIFNPLKLQNSPKGERKSPKSPTTTTMTKRDKLSLNFTPSNPFIPNLTSPTVSPNQFLYPAGPPGFPSYDPRVMAAYHNLIYGQRMAFPPALTMGKCFELAGPTSPKLGGMPHSPQKIPTEFKKKKENGGKSEKSLQNAVEKLTQNRAKEQAKVEEQKTPTTNGETEPADTATVSAEKVDEKRSA encoded by the exons ATGCACCGAGCGAAAAAACCACAAATCACCGATCTGAACCAACACCTGATTTGTAAACTGTGCAAGGGTTATTTCGTCGATGCCACCACGATTATCGAGTGTTTGCACTCTT TTTGCAGAAGTTGCATCGTTAAGTATTTGGCGGCGAATAAGTACTGTCCCGTGTGCGATGTGCAAGTACACAAGTCGAAACCGCTGCTTAACATCAGGCAAGACAGAACTTTACAAGATATCGTCTACAAATTGGTTCCAAGACTGTTTCAAA ATGAGGTTCAAAGGCGACGCGATTTTTACAAAACGCATCCAGAGGCGAAACCTAACCTAGAAAAAATCCTGGATAATTACCAGCACATCATCAGTCCAGAGGAATCGATTTCGTTGACAATGTGCTATTACGGGTGTAAAGAATCGTCGCGTTATCTGCGCTGTCCCGCCGCTGTAACAATCGGGCATTTGCAGAAATTAATTCGGGCCAAGTACGGTCTCTCTGATAATCATCATGTAGATATTTTGTACAATCAAGATTGCCTTAACTCAACGTTGACCCTAATCGACGTGTCTTATATTTATTCCTGGAAGAGGAAAACCCCCCTGGAGCTAACCTACCGAATTTACGAATACGCGCCGAAAAAAACCGAAGTGAAGAAAGAGGAAGCAAGCGAACAAAACAACAACTGGAAGGAAGTCCAATTGAGGATAAGCGAGAACGGCGAAATGTCAATAATCCAAGACGAAGCCTCCGAACTTGTAAATAACAACAACTACAAGCCGGAGATCGTAACAGTCGTCGATAAAAAGTTACCTGAACTCAATCTAATCGGTGAAAACAGTGCAGCCTCAACCTGTGTCACGTTCAGTTCGTCCACGACCACCAAAACCGTTTTTAGTACAATCAATTCGACTAAATGCAGTGTATCAAGTGACAGTGATAGAAGAGAGGAAAAGCCCGCCCTTAAGCGCAAAGCGCCCGACACGCCCCCCGAACCGCCCAAAAAACAAACCATCCTCAACCACTCGATCGGCCTCCAAAACCTCTCCAACAATCACCCGCTTAAGAAACATTCGCAACCAAACAAAGACGATAGTGTTTTCACCAAACCCAAAAGTGTGACCTTGAGCCGACCCGGAACCCCTAAACCCTGTTACATGCCTAAACCGGTGATAACCGTCCCCAAACCCAGCACAAGTGTGGGCGTGCCCAAACCCCCGATCCCCCTACCACCACCCCCACCCCCCTCAACCCAACCAACCAAATTGATCAAATCCAAACCAAGCACGCCAATTGGCTACAAAACGCTGCGAGACCCGCCCAAAAGCTGGAATTCGCAAATCGCCAAAGTCACGAAACCGCTCAGCGACCCCAAGAATATCAAACCAGCGAAGTTTTTCAAACGACGAAATAACCTACCACGCTATTTGGGGAATCCCGCATCGGGTGTGAAACCAATGTACCCGGTGCAGTTAAGCCCCGAGAAGGAAAAACCCACCGGCGAGATTAAAAAACACTCAATTGTGAAAATCGACCCGAAAACACTGAAACCCATATCGGAGAAAGCGCCCGAAACGACGTCTTTGAGCAATTCGAgcgatttgaaaattaatacgAGTTCGGTGTCGATTTTTAATCCGttgaaattgcaaaattcgCCGAAAGGCGAGCGGAAATCGCCGAAGAGTCCGACCACGACCACGATGACGAAGAGGGATAAGTTGAGTTTGAATTTTACGCCGAGTAATCCGTTTATACCGAATTTGACGTCGCCGACGGTTAGTCCGAATCAGTTTTTGTATCCGGCGGGACCTCCGGGATTCCCCTCGTACGATCCGAGGGTGATGGCAGCCTATCATAATCTTATCTACGGACAGAGGATGGCTTTTCCGCCGGCTTTGACCATGGGCAAGTGTTTCGAGTTGGCGGGTCCGACTAGCCCCAAATTGGGGGGCATGCCACACAGTCCACAG
- the LOC661266 gene encoding polycomb group protein Psc isoform X1 translates to MHRAKKPQITDLNQHLICKLCKGYFVDATTIIECLHSFCRSCIVKYLAANKYCPVCDVQVHKSKPLLNIRQDRTLQDIVYKLVPRLFQNEVQRRRDFYKTHPEAKPNLEKILDNYQHIISPEESISLTMCYYGCKESSRYLRCPAAVTIGHLQKLIRAKYGLSDNHHVDILYNQDCLNSTLTLIDVSYIYSWKRKTPLELTYRIYEYAPKKTEVKKEEASEQNNNWKEVQLRISENGEMSIIQDEASELVNNNNYKPEIVTVVDKKLPELNLIGENSAASTCVTFSSSTTTKTVFSTINSTKCSVSSDSDRREEKPALKRKAPDTPPEPPKKQTILNHSIGLQNLSNNHPLKKHSQPNKDDSVFTKPKSVTLSRPGTPKPCYMPKPVITVPKPSTSVGVPKPPIPLPPPPPPSTQPTKLIKSKPSTPIGYKTLRDPPKSWNSQIAKVTKPLSDPKNIKPAKFFKRRNNLPRYLGNPASGVKPMYPVQLSPEKEKPTGEIKKHSIVKIDPKTLKPISEKAPETTSLSNSSDLKINTSSVSIFNPLKLQNSPKGERKSPKSPTTTTMTKRDKLSLNFTPSNPFIPNLTSPTVSPNQFLYPAGPPGFPSYDPRVMAAYHNLIYGQRMAFPPALTMGKCFELAGPTSPKLGGMPHSPQFQKIPTEFKKKKENGGKSEKSLQNAVEKLTQNRAKEQAKVEEQKTPTTNGETEPADTATVSAEKVDEKRSA, encoded by the exons ATGCACCGAGCGAAAAAACCACAAATCACCGATCTGAACCAACACCTGATTTGTAAACTGTGCAAGGGTTATTTCGTCGATGCCACCACGATTATCGAGTGTTTGCACTCTT TTTGCAGAAGTTGCATCGTTAAGTATTTGGCGGCGAATAAGTACTGTCCCGTGTGCGATGTGCAAGTACACAAGTCGAAACCGCTGCTTAACATCAGGCAAGACAGAACTTTACAAGATATCGTCTACAAATTGGTTCCAAGACTGTTTCAAA ATGAGGTTCAAAGGCGACGCGATTTTTACAAAACGCATCCAGAGGCGAAACCTAACCTAGAAAAAATCCTGGATAATTACCAGCACATCATCAGTCCAGAGGAATCGATTTCGTTGACAATGTGCTATTACGGGTGTAAAGAATCGTCGCGTTATCTGCGCTGTCCCGCCGCTGTAACAATCGGGCATTTGCAGAAATTAATTCGGGCCAAGTACGGTCTCTCTGATAATCATCATGTAGATATTTTGTACAATCAAGATTGCCTTAACTCAACGTTGACCCTAATCGACGTGTCTTATATTTATTCCTGGAAGAGGAAAACCCCCCTGGAGCTAACCTACCGAATTTACGAATACGCGCCGAAAAAAACCGAAGTGAAGAAAGAGGAAGCAAGCGAACAAAACAACAACTGGAAGGAAGTCCAATTGAGGATAAGCGAGAACGGCGAAATGTCAATAATCCAAGACGAAGCCTCCGAACTTGTAAATAACAACAACTACAAGCCGGAGATCGTAACAGTCGTCGATAAAAAGTTACCTGAACTCAATCTAATCGGTGAAAACAGTGCAGCCTCAACCTGTGTCACGTTCAGTTCGTCCACGACCACCAAAACCGTTTTTAGTACAATCAATTCGACTAAATGCAGTGTATCAAGTGACAGTGATAGAAGAGAGGAAAAGCCCGCCCTTAAGCGCAAAGCGCCCGACACGCCCCCCGAACCGCCCAAAAAACAAACCATCCTCAACCACTCGATCGGCCTCCAAAACCTCTCCAACAATCACCCGCTTAAGAAACATTCGCAACCAAACAAAGACGATAGTGTTTTCACCAAACCCAAAAGTGTGACCTTGAGCCGACCCGGAACCCCTAAACCCTGTTACATGCCTAAACCGGTGATAACCGTCCCCAAACCCAGCACAAGTGTGGGCGTGCCCAAACCCCCGATCCCCCTACCACCACCCCCACCCCCCTCAACCCAACCAACCAAATTGATCAAATCCAAACCAAGCACGCCAATTGGCTACAAAACGCTGCGAGACCCGCCCAAAAGCTGGAATTCGCAAATCGCCAAAGTCACGAAACCGCTCAGCGACCCCAAGAATATCAAACCAGCGAAGTTTTTCAAACGACGAAATAACCTACCACGCTATTTGGGGAATCCCGCATCGGGTGTGAAACCAATGTACCCGGTGCAGTTAAGCCCCGAGAAGGAAAAACCCACCGGCGAGATTAAAAAACACTCAATTGTGAAAATCGACCCGAAAACACTGAAACCCATATCGGAGAAAGCGCCCGAAACGACGTCTTTGAGCAATTCGAgcgatttgaaaattaatacgAGTTCGGTGTCGATTTTTAATCCGttgaaattgcaaaattcgCCGAAAGGCGAGCGGAAATCGCCGAAGAGTCCGACCACGACCACGATGACGAAGAGGGATAAGTTGAGTTTGAATTTTACGCCGAGTAATCCGTTTATACCGAATTTGACGTCGCCGACGGTTAGTCCGAATCAGTTTTTGTATCCGGCGGGACCTCCGGGATTCCCCTCGTACGATCCGAGGGTGATGGCAGCCTATCATAATCTTATCTACGGACAGAGGATGGCTTTTCCGCCGGCTTTGACCATGGGCAAGTGTTTCGAGTTGGCGGGTCCGACTAGCCCCAAATTGGGGGGCATGCCACACAGTCCACAG
- the LOC661266 gene encoding polycomb group protein Psc isoform X3, which translates to MHRAKKPQITDLNQHLICKLCKGYFVDATTIIECLHSFCRSCIVKYLAANKYCPVCDVQVHKSKPLLNIRQDRTLQDIVYKLVPRLFQNEVQRRRDFYKTHPEAKPNLEKILDNYQHIISPEESISLTMCYYGCKESSRYLRCPAAVTIGHLQKLIRAKYGLSDNHHVDILYNQDCLNSTLTLIDVSYIYSWKRKTPLELTYRIYEYAPKKTEVKKEEASEQNNNWKEVQLRISENGEMSIIQDEASELVNNNNYKPEIVTVVDKKLPELNLIGENSAASTCVTFSSSTTTKTVFSTINSTKCSVSSDSDRREEKPALKRKAPDTPPEPPKKQTILNHSIGLQNLSNNHPLKKHSQPNKDDSVFTKPKSVTLSRPGTPKPCYMPKPVITVPKPSTSVGVPKPPIPLPPPPPPSTQPTKLIKSKPSTPIGYKTLRDPPKSWNSQIAKVTKPLSDPKNIKPAKFFKRRNNLPRYLGNPASGVKPMYPVQLSPEKEKPTGEIKKHSIVKIDPKTLKPISEKAPETTSLSNSSDLKINTSSVSIFNPLKLQNSPKGERKSPKSPTTTTMTKRDKLSLNFTPSNPFIPNLTSPTVSPNQFLYPAGPPGFPSYDPRVMAAYHNLIYGQRMAFPPALTMGKCFELAGPTSPKLGGMPHSPQIPTEFKKKKENGGKSEKSLQNAVEKLTQNRAKEQAKVEEQKTPTTNGETEPADTATVSAEKVDEKRSA; encoded by the exons ATGCACCGAGCGAAAAAACCACAAATCACCGATCTGAACCAACACCTGATTTGTAAACTGTGCAAGGGTTATTTCGTCGATGCCACCACGATTATCGAGTGTTTGCACTCTT TTTGCAGAAGTTGCATCGTTAAGTATTTGGCGGCGAATAAGTACTGTCCCGTGTGCGATGTGCAAGTACACAAGTCGAAACCGCTGCTTAACATCAGGCAAGACAGAACTTTACAAGATATCGTCTACAAATTGGTTCCAAGACTGTTTCAAA ATGAGGTTCAAAGGCGACGCGATTTTTACAAAACGCATCCAGAGGCGAAACCTAACCTAGAAAAAATCCTGGATAATTACCAGCACATCATCAGTCCAGAGGAATCGATTTCGTTGACAATGTGCTATTACGGGTGTAAAGAATCGTCGCGTTATCTGCGCTGTCCCGCCGCTGTAACAATCGGGCATTTGCAGAAATTAATTCGGGCCAAGTACGGTCTCTCTGATAATCATCATGTAGATATTTTGTACAATCAAGATTGCCTTAACTCAACGTTGACCCTAATCGACGTGTCTTATATTTATTCCTGGAAGAGGAAAACCCCCCTGGAGCTAACCTACCGAATTTACGAATACGCGCCGAAAAAAACCGAAGTGAAGAAAGAGGAAGCAAGCGAACAAAACAACAACTGGAAGGAAGTCCAATTGAGGATAAGCGAGAACGGCGAAATGTCAATAATCCAAGACGAAGCCTCCGAACTTGTAAATAACAACAACTACAAGCCGGAGATCGTAACAGTCGTCGATAAAAAGTTACCTGAACTCAATCTAATCGGTGAAAACAGTGCAGCCTCAACCTGTGTCACGTTCAGTTCGTCCACGACCACCAAAACCGTTTTTAGTACAATCAATTCGACTAAATGCAGTGTATCAAGTGACAGTGATAGAAGAGAGGAAAAGCCCGCCCTTAAGCGCAAAGCGCCCGACACGCCCCCCGAACCGCCCAAAAAACAAACCATCCTCAACCACTCGATCGGCCTCCAAAACCTCTCCAACAATCACCCGCTTAAGAAACATTCGCAACCAAACAAAGACGATAGTGTTTTCACCAAACCCAAAAGTGTGACCTTGAGCCGACCCGGAACCCCTAAACCCTGTTACATGCCTAAACCGGTGATAACCGTCCCCAAACCCAGCACAAGTGTGGGCGTGCCCAAACCCCCGATCCCCCTACCACCACCCCCACCCCCCTCAACCCAACCAACCAAATTGATCAAATCCAAACCAAGCACGCCAATTGGCTACAAAACGCTGCGAGACCCGCCCAAAAGCTGGAATTCGCAAATCGCCAAAGTCACGAAACCGCTCAGCGACCCCAAGAATATCAAACCAGCGAAGTTTTTCAAACGACGAAATAACCTACCACGCTATTTGGGGAATCCCGCATCGGGTGTGAAACCAATGTACCCGGTGCAGTTAAGCCCCGAGAAGGAAAAACCCACCGGCGAGATTAAAAAACACTCAATTGTGAAAATCGACCCGAAAACACTGAAACCCATATCGGAGAAAGCGCCCGAAACGACGTCTTTGAGCAATTCGAgcgatttgaaaattaatacgAGTTCGGTGTCGATTTTTAATCCGttgaaattgcaaaattcgCCGAAAGGCGAGCGGAAATCGCCGAAGAGTCCGACCACGACCACGATGACGAAGAGGGATAAGTTGAGTTTGAATTTTACGCCGAGTAATCCGTTTATACCGAATTTGACGTCGCCGACGGTTAGTCCGAATCAGTTTTTGTATCCGGCGGGACCTCCGGGATTCCCCTCGTACGATCCGAGGGTGATGGCAGCCTATCATAATCTTATCTACGGACAGAGGATGGCTTTTCCGCCGGCTTTGACCATGGGCAAGTGTTTCGAGTTGGCGGGTCCGACTAGCCCCAAATTGGGGGGCATGCCACACAGTCCACAG